The genomic segment CGCCGACCAGGATCGGCAGCTGCAGCCCGATGAGGGTGAGCACAGGGATGAGGGCGTTCTTGATGGCGTGGCGGACAACGACCGACCGCTCGCGTAGGCCCTTGGCCCACGCCGTGCGCACGTAGTCCTGCCGCAGCACCTCCAGCATCATCGTGCGCGTCATCCGCATGGTGGCGGCAGATAGGCCGGTGCCCAGGATGAGGCCGGGGATGAGGAACATGCCGATGTGGGCCACCGGATCCTCGCTGAAGTCAAACAGTCGCAGCGGCGGCGTCCAGCCCCACCAGATGCCGGGAAAGATGAGGACCATGAGGGCCAGCCAAAAGTTGGGCGTGGCCAACCCAAAGATGGCGACGCTGCGGCCCGCGTAATCGCCGAGGGTGTCCTGGCGCACGGCCGAGTAGATGCCCACCGGCAGCGCGATCAACAGGCCAATGATCAGCGCGGCGCCCCCCAGCTCCAGGGTGACGGGCACTCGGGCGAGAATCTTCCCCTCCACGGGTCTGTTGCCCCGTTGCAGCGACTGACCGAGGGTGCCTTCCAATAGAATCCCTCGCATCCACCGCACGTAAGCGATGTGCGCGGGGACATCGAGACCCATGATAGCGCGCAACCGATCCTTCTCCTCGGTGCTGATGGCGTAAAATGTGTCGGCCGTTATGATGTCGACGATGTCGCCTGGAATCGCACGCACCATGAAGAACACCAGCATGCTCAGGATGAACAGCGTGGGGATGAACAGCAGCAGCCGGCGGATGACGTAGGTTCGCATGGAGAAAGGACGCCCGGGGCCGCACAGGCCGACCCCAGGCGCAAAAGGCCAAAGACGAGCTAGTTCAACTCGGACTTGAGCTGACTATCGATCCAAATGCGAGCGTAGGGCAGGGAATGGCCCATGTCGCCCACCTGCATCTCGCCGTTAAAGCCGGCGATCCACGGCTGCGCAACGGTGAAACCGGGAGCCCGCGGACCCCAGATGTAGACGTGCTGCTCGATCGCATACATGTCGAGCGCCTTCGCCAGCCGTCGGTACTCGTCCTCGTCTTCACTGGCGGCCTCCAACTCCTCCCATCTGGCGTCGAACACCGGATCGCAGTAGGCACCCGACACGCCGATTTGCCCGTTGGAGGCATAAGCGCCGAGACTTGAGGCGAGAGCGTTGTAGTCGGCACCGTTGCTCCACCACATTGTCAAACCGTCCCAGTCTCGCGAACTCATCGTTCCGAAGAACACAGCATCCTCGAGCGCATTGAGCTCGACCTCCACCCCGATCTCCTTCCAGTAACCGACCTCCAGCTCGTGGTAGCCGATGTCGGATCGACCGACGGGTCGGATCATCGAGGTCCGGAAGCGGACACCGTCCGCGCCGCGCGGGTATCCGGCCTCGTCGAGCAGTCGCTCGGCACCTTCAGGGTCGTAGGAGTAGAACTTCTTGAGCTCCTCGGGCCAGGTATCGAAGGCGTTGTGATAACCGATCCACGTTGGCCCGATAGGCCCCATCGGCTTCCACTCTCCGAAACCCGAGAAGAGTTGTCGTTGATGGTCTCCAGGTCGATCGCCATCTGCAACGCGTGGCGTACCCGCACGTCGCTGAGCGGCCCCCCGGCACAGATGTTCATGGGCGACGATACCTCGGATCGGAACGCGATCGGGAAGAACTGCATGTCCGGGTTGGTTTTCTGGAGTTCCAGCACGCTGCTGATCGACGTGATCTGCGCCACACCATTCCACCCGCTCAAATCGACCTGAGCCGACCGCAGTGCCGCAAGCCTGGTCGCCTGGTCGCCCATCACCAGCATCACGAGCCTATCGACATAGGGCAGGCGGTTCCCCGGGAACTTCTCGTCGTCCTTCCAGTAGTTGGAGTTCCTGTCAAACGTGACTGAGATGCCGCTGACGAACTCGTCCATGATAAAGGGCCCGGTGCCGATGACATTGTTGGCGTCGTCGAGCGTGTCGAAGGTCTCGGGTGGGCGTGCAAAGATGTGGGGGTCGTCGAAGAGCAGCCGATGCGTGTCCCGAAACGGCCGCGACAGTTTGATCATCAACGTCAGCTCGTCGGTGGCCGCTACCGACTCTATGGGGAGCAGCGCGACAAGAAGTACTTCGTGCTCCATGCGCCGCGCCAGACCGGCAAGACGTCGATGCGGCGCTGCTGCGTGCTAACGACCACCGCGCGACGCGGCGCATCGGCGACTTTAAAGCAGTAAACGACAATTGTCCGACGCCCCCTGCGCGGCGAGCTGCAGCGCGGTTGCGCGGCCGATCTTAGACCGACCTGGCGACA from the Spirochaetaceae bacterium genome contains:
- a CDS encoding ABC transporter permease; its protein translation is MRTYVIRRLLLFIPTLFILSMLVFFMVRAIPGDIVDIITADTFYAISTEEKDRLRAIMGLDVPAHIAYVRWMRGILLEGTLGQSLQRGNRPVEGKILARVPVTLELGGAALIIGLLIALPVGIYSAVRQDTLGDYAGRSVAIFGLATPNFWLALMVLIFPGIWWGWTPPLRLFDFSEDPVAHIGMFLIPGLILGTGLSAATMRMTRTMMLEVLRQDYVRTAWAKGLRERSVVVRHAIKNALIPVLTLIGLQLPILVGGSVIIETLFNLPGLGSLLVGSLAKRDYPMVSGINLFFATFILFNNLLIDLLYAYLDPRIRYQ
- a CDS encoding ABC transporter substrate-binding protein; amino-acid sequence: MEHEVLLVALLPIESVAATDELTLMIKLSRPFRDTHRLLFDDPHIFARPPETFDTLDDANNVIGTGPFIMDEFVSGISVTFDRNSNYWKDDEKFPGNRLPYVDRLVMLVMGDQATRLAALRSAQVDLSGWNGVAQITSISSVLELQKTNPDMQFFPIAFRSEVSSPMNICAGGPLSDVRVRHALQMAIDLETINDNSSRVSESGSRWGLSGQRGSVITTPSIPGPRSSRSSTPTTLKVPSDCSTRPDTRAARTVSASGPR